The following coding sequences are from one Schizosaccharomyces osmophilus chromosome 1, complete sequence window:
- a CDS encoding RTA1 like protein: MVVTTEDILGYLPNATWAKAATGLLCVACLLQIGTLVKSPKSVVWVAIIGTLGEIAGWICRAFSHYRPTKTYFYIIQFLTLLVAPIFYSAVLYVLLYRWSLHYGPQFSLFRPNYYVAIFVTADVVAFIVQIAGGAMSSDQNNPQIGQHVALAGVIFQLVCTVLFCFLQIIFMVSVIRVRPVRFVPGSYTLYSPRTKVRDISFLFLILSTIAVLVRVIYRTAEFTEYDKFKSSELWFDILDFGPMFVAALFLIPALYPSMYKPINAADPTKFYSQGTTESTQELTKEGNETYLK, from the coding sequence ATGGTTGTTACAACCGAAGATATTTTAGGTTACTTACCTAACGCAACGTGGGCTAAAGCAGCTACAGGACTTCTATGCGTTGCTTGTTTGCTACAAATAGGAACACTAGTAAAATCACCAAAATCCGTTGTCTGGGTAGCAATAATTGGAACACTTGGGGAAATCGCAGGTTGGATATGCAGGGCATTCTCTCATTATCGTCCGACAAAAACATACTTTTATATTATACAATTCCTTACTTTATTGGTTGCGCCAATCTTTTATTCAGCTGTGTTATATGTCTTACTATATCGGTGGTCACTACATTATGGTCctcaattttctttatttcgaCCGAACTACTATGTTGCTATTTTTGTTACTGCAGACGTTGTGGCTTTCATAGTTCAAATAGCTGGCGGAGCTATGTCAAGTGATCAAAACAATCCACAGATAGGGCAACATGTTGCTTTGGCTGGCGTCATTTTTCAGCTTGTGTGTACCgttctattttgttttttgcaaataatATTTATGGTTAGCGTGATTCGAGTAAGACCTGTACGTTTCGTACCAGGTTCATACACATTATACTCACCGAGGACGAAGGTAAGGGACAtctcatttttatttttaattctaTCAACAATTGCGGTTCTAGTCCGTGTTATTTATCGAACCGCCGAGTTTACCGAATACGACAAATTTAAAAGCTCAGAACTATGGTTTGATATACTTGACTTTGGGCCAATGTTTGTTGCTgcattgtttttgattcCGGCGCTTTATCCTAGCATGTACAAACCGATAAATGCTGCCGATCCGACAAAATTTTATTCCCAAGGCACTACTGAAAGCACTCAGGAATTAACAAAGGAAGGAAACGAAACTTActtgaaatga
- the wtf21 gene encoding wtf meiotic driver (syntenic with wtf18 in CBS 15792), with protein MKNKYSPISDSDDSSKTLNDEKADSRSSPSDGTPPPYTASNKFVDLEMAPETEESSKKKRYLTPRELAIVFAIFIVYNVCLIIARVILLVYEIPFNQLAVWVLFGVWCALFLSLTIVITQMPKEWFTQAGRATKKVLKKSGRATKKVLKKSGRATKKFLKKSGRATKKVAPAVCKALIILISLNGVGGYVLKLSGGFEYIHSAAMLVVLAVLNICFFVLLIHNPDAIEDHVPTRLNRISRNGPPRNEEIELQPLAEQSANV; from the exons atgaaaaacaagtacTCTCCTATTTCAGATTCTGatgactcttccaaaacgctcaatgatgaaaaggcaGATAGTCGGTCGTCTCCTTCAGATGGTACGCCTCCTCCGTATACAG cttcaaacaaatttgtAGATCTAGAAATGGCTCctgaaacagaagaaagttctaaaaagaaaagatatctGACGCCTCGTGAATtagcaattgtttttgctatttttattgtatatAATGTATGCTTAATTATTGCGAGGgtcattcttcttgtttacgaaattcCGTTTAATCAGCTTGCCGTTTGGGTACTTTTTGGCGTTTGGTGCGCTCTATTTCTGTCATTGACAATTG TAATAACTCAAATGCCTAAAGAATGGTTCACGCAAGCTGGAAGAGCAACCAAAAAggttttaaagaaatctGGAAGAGCAACCAAAAAGGTTCTAAAGAAATCTGGAAGAGCAACCAAAAAGtttctaaaaaaatctGGAAGAGCAACAAAGAAAGTGGCACCAGCTGTGTGTAAAGCCCTAATTATACTGATAAGTTTGAATGGAGTCGGTGGTTACgttttgaaattatcaGGAGGTTTTGAATATATACATTCAGCTGCGATGTTGGTTGTTTTGGCAGTACTGAACATATGcttctttgttcttctCATTC ATAACCCAGATGCAATTGAAGACCATGTGCCTACACGTCTA AATAGAATTAGCAGGAATGGTCCACCTCGTAACGAAGAGATCGAACTTCAACCTCTTGCTGAGCAAAGCGCTAATGTTTGa
- a CDS encoding Transporter, which produces MALGYVLSLFIYPGISPILLGLFLIPANIGQGIGFSSSFFSFIFSAFPQNSHAPSTSTLYLIRSIGSLFDVGVLSAIIQSTLRKRVFTELSDFTDLNENQIREVLLYMIYQRIFRRLY; this is translated from the coding sequence ATGGCTTTAGGATATGTCCttagtttgtttatatatCCTGGCATATCACCAATACTACTGGGTCTATTTTTGATTCCAGCCAACATTGGGCAAGGTATAGGATTTTCAAGctccttcttttcgttcattttttctGCGTTTCCTCAAAATTCACATGCTCCATCTACATCAACGCTTTATTTGATTAGAAGCATTGGTTCATTGTTTGACGTAGGCGTATTATCAGCCATCATTCAATCGACTCTTAGGAAAAGAGTATTCACTGAATTATCAGATTTTACTGATCTCAATGAAAACCAGATTCGAGAGGTTCTTCTTTATATGATTTACCAGAGGATATTCAGAAGATTGTATTAG
- a CDS encoding But2 family protein yields the protein MKLFSSVSLSSALFSLLACSPISSLAAPLTDRSDIKQNEEFSVMSLRSGNGNVHFHSFYVGDNNNVYLDPYDNGNEAAKFTLADTYLLHEGFSAHLGDNGALYFQRNDEGSILGFDFGERIASGYALELHGQNPVACPIEENSSVYSVFFGKENGNSKCVGFTALAIPNNPVSSSSSSSIAAPSNSA from the coding sequence ATGAAATTGTTTTCCTCcgtttctctttcttctgcCTTATTCTCCCTTTTAGCTTGTAGCccaatttcttctcttgcaGCTCCTCTAACCGACCGTTCTGATATCAAACAGAATGAAGAGTTTTCTGTAATGAGCCTCCGCTCAGGTAACGGTAACGTTCATTTCCATTCCTTTTATGTTGGTGACAACAATAACGTCTATCTCGATCCTTATGATAATGGAAATGAAGCGGCCAAATTCACTTTAGCAGATACTTATTTACTCCATGAAGGATTTTCTGCTCACCTTGGCGATAACGGTGCGTTATACTTTCAACGTAATGATGAGGGTTCCATTCTTGGATTTGATTTTGGAGAACGCATTGCTTCTGGCTATGCTCTGGAACTTCATGGACAAAACCCCGTAGCTTGTCCTATCGAAGAAAATTCCTCTGTTTACTCTGTCTTTTTtgggaaagaaaatggtaATAGCAAGTGTGTTGGCTTTACAGCCCTTGCAATTCCAAATAAtcctgtttcttcttcttcttcttcttctattgCGGCCCCTTCCAATTCTGcttaa
- a CDS encoding transmembrane transporter yields the protein MDLLYLAVGKTFQKNNAMLHKNTKEGIVGDNTLGLDNRSSLFSGQDKVQWILETMRSEKSIDVTRTKISEGTPQEYLIVIELFLVTTAVTFPSDVYSTGVPEIFKSMHTSTPVASLSTCTFLVGFAMGSLPFAPLSSIYGRLLVYLVFIFTIFQIGGGSAHNIWTTLIIQYFQVVFGSIPSVNGGGGVSDMARYLREVTGNPLWYTNSEKQRDPRRAVRQSSMVFRFIEVGVGIAIAVSLTPKLFITII from the exons ATGGACTTGTTATATCTTGCAGTCGGAAAaacatttcaaaagaataatgCGATGCTTCATAAAAATACCAAGGAAGGCATAGTAGGCGACAATACTCTAGGCTTGGATAATCGATCAAGTTTGTTCAGTGGCCAAGACAAAGTGCAATGGATTTTAGAAACTATGCGAAGTGAGAAAAGCATCGATGTCACTCGAACGAAAATAAGTGAAGGAACCCCCCAAGAATACCTT ATAGTTATTGAATTATTTCTTGTTACTACTGCTGTTACATTTCCTTCTGATGTTTACTCAACAGGAGTTCcagaaattttcaaaagcatgCATACATCAACCCCTGTCGCATCATTGAGCACTTGTACTTTCTTGGTAGGTTTCGCAATGGGTTCTTTACCTTTTGCGCCACTTAGCAGTATTTATGGAAGattgcttgtttatttggttttcatttttacaattttccaaatagGTGGCGGATCTGCTCATAATATTTGGACTACACTTATCATTCAATACTTTCAAGTTGTCTTTGGGAGCATTCCTTCAGTCAATGGCGGAGGTGGTGTAAGCGACAT GGCTCGTTACCTTCGTGAAGTTACAGGAAATCCTCTTTGGTACACAAATAGTGAAAAGCAACGTGACCCTAGAAGAGCAGTTAGACAATCATCGAT GGTCTTCCGTTTTATAGAAGTCGGTGTTGGAATTGCGATAGCCGTATCTTTAACTCccaaattgtttattaccATTATCtga
- a CDS encoding Zn-dependent hydrolases of the beta-lactamase, whose amino-acid sequence MPSTNFLSNVSITHLTTATAIFSIDHVNFLTDPVFSPAGTKLNYESNILKDGSAILQNSIDPALGLESLPPIDAVLLSHEDHADNLDDLGRRLLDGRKVITTMDGAKNLQPRPGVRGIRPWETIPLDVGGKTFQVTGVPTRHVPGEECTGFILECNTFGTSPEGLPNVIYFSGDTVYIEEIKEIRKKYHVCVAILNLGKAIAFSHDGPLQITLDGKQAGQLVKDLNIELMVPIHFEGWGHFTQAGKELTRDFEEEGISDRVCWVTPGKPSTLISGK is encoded by the coding sequence ATGCCTTCTACCAACTTTCTCAGCAACGTGAGTATCACTCATCTTACGACTGCAACTGCTATTTTTAGTATTGATCATGTCAACTTTTTGACTGACCCTGTATTCTCGCCGGCTGGAACGAAATTGAATTATGAATCgaatattttaaaagatgGATCCGCTATTCTGCAAAATAGCATTGATCCTGCCTTGGGATTGGAAAGTTTACCTCCTATTGATGCAGTACTTTTAAGTCACGAAGATCATGCAGATAATTTGGATGATCTCGGCCGTCGCCTTTTAGATGGTCGTAAAGTCATTACTACTATGGATGGTGCAAAGAACCTCCAACCTCGACCAGGTGTTCGTGGCATTCGCCCATGGGAGACAATCCCACTTGATGTTGGCGGAAAGACCTTTCAAGTTACCGGGGTACCTACGAGACACGTTCCAGGAGAAGAGTGTACTGGATTTATCTTGGAGTGCAACACATTTGGTACGAGTCCTGAGGGACTTCCAAATGTGATCTACTTTTCTGGTGATACTGTTTACATTGAGGAAATCAAGGAAATTCGTAAAAAGTATCACGTGTGTGTTGCAATTCTCAATCTTGGAAAGGCCATTGCATTTTCACACGATGGACCATTGCAGATTACTTTGGACGGAAAGCAAGCCGGTCAACTTGTAAAGGATCTAAATATTGAGCTGATGGTACCCATTCACTTTGAAGGATGGGGTCATTTTACGCAAGCTGGAAAGGAATTAACCCGAGACTTTGAGGAAGAAGGGATCAGCGACAGAGTCTGTTGGGTCACTCCAGGAAAGCCCTCAACCTTGATTTCTGGGAAATGA